The Stenotrophomonas maltophilia genome includes a region encoding these proteins:
- a CDS encoding TonB-dependent receptor, with amino-acid sequence MYRTTLNLLAGAIALGLTAGAAGATESADTGKDSTTLGAVLVTGSNIKRSDTAGPNPVQIVSREQIEQTGRSTLTDVLRNLSANAGNSFDEQYTGSFAAGSASIGLRGLSPKNTLVLVNGYRVSNFGFALNTQDTFVDLNALPISAVERIEVLKDGASAVYGSDAIAGVINIILRKNFQGVEVGGGFGTATQGGLNERKANLLAGFGDLEQQGWNVLFGLDLLKRDRLDADQRAYTRSGDFRDKPGGRLAGWSTAGGNWLSNPRAPQPFANCPDGSQLRPYSDFGSTLPGQACAFNAQPFKTLQPGAERLQASLSATYRFNDSVEAFADVLYSHNKADQIFSAPLTVGPGLRAYNPATGTLIDVPAVLPVGHPNNPGSAPLPFEYTFFDLGPRLKDNTQVFYRALAGVRGSGERWDWEVAALTSQSAQREYVDNFVNRYAFEQILRDGSYNFLNPSSTPAALDALRLQTKRPGWYKLHSLNVKASTSLWELPAGAVGFAWGAEFRKESLDARTSAQVLSGTELRPAINVVNGERQVSAAYAELSVPLHRTLELQVAGRGDHYDDFGNAFSPKVALRWQPLDSLLLRGSFSRGFRAPSLPEIAPGQTVSYGSVIDPLDPLQPGGSRGVTNIRTGNPDLKAERSRNFNVGAVWSPDGDTSIGLDWYRIEQDNLVKPDSAQFIVDNPTLFPGRVQRDAQGRIQFITNQYANQGELTTSGLDLEANRTFRTEGWGNFTVAGSWTHLLSFKQPLVAGQAPYEGAGNNRHGALPRTRGTTSLNWAVGDWSSTLSLQYVSGYDQRVATATSNPGLRDRIKPYHQLDLYVAYEGIPNTTLSLSVLNLTDKDPPFDPAGGCNGFDISQYNLRGQFISLGARYRF; translated from the coding sequence ATGTACCGCACCACCCTGAACCTGCTTGCCGGCGCGATTGCGTTGGGCCTCACCGCCGGCGCTGCCGGCGCCACTGAATCCGCCGACACCGGCAAGGACAGCACCACGCTCGGCGCCGTACTGGTGACCGGCTCCAACATCAAGCGCAGCGATACCGCCGGGCCGAATCCGGTGCAGATCGTCAGCCGCGAACAGATCGAGCAGACCGGCCGCTCCACCCTCACCGACGTGCTGCGCAACCTGTCGGCCAATGCCGGCAACAGCTTCGACGAGCAGTACACCGGCAGTTTCGCCGCCGGCTCGGCCTCGATCGGCCTGCGTGGCCTGTCGCCGAAGAACACGCTGGTGCTGGTCAACGGCTATCGTGTGTCCAACTTCGGCTTCGCGCTCAACACGCAGGACACTTTCGTCGACCTCAACGCGCTGCCGATCAGCGCAGTGGAACGCATCGAAGTGCTGAAGGATGGCGCCTCGGCGGTGTACGGTTCCGATGCCATCGCCGGCGTCATCAACATCATCCTGCGCAAGAACTTCCAGGGCGTGGAAGTCGGCGGCGGCTTCGGTACCGCCACCCAGGGCGGCCTGAACGAGCGCAAGGCCAACCTGCTGGCTGGCTTCGGTGACCTCGAACAGCAGGGCTGGAACGTGCTGTTCGGGCTGGACCTGCTCAAGCGTGATCGCCTCGACGCCGACCAGCGTGCCTACACCCGCAGCGGCGATTTCCGCGACAAGCCCGGCGGTCGCCTGGCCGGTTGGTCCACCGCCGGTGGCAACTGGCTATCCAACCCGCGCGCACCGCAACCGTTCGCCAACTGCCCGGATGGCAGCCAGCTGCGCCCGTACAGCGATTTCGGCAGCACCCTGCCCGGCCAGGCCTGCGCCTTCAACGCGCAGCCGTTCAAGACCCTGCAGCCCGGCGCCGAGCGCCTGCAGGCGTCGTTGAGCGCGACCTACCGCTTCAACGACAGCGTCGAGGCGTTCGCCGATGTGCTGTACAGCCACAACAAGGCCGACCAGATCTTCAGCGCGCCGCTGACCGTCGGCCCGGGCCTGCGCGCGTACAACCCGGCCACCGGCACCCTGATCGACGTGCCGGCGGTGCTGCCGGTCGGCCACCCGAACAACCCGGGCAGCGCGCCGCTGCCGTTCGAGTACACCTTCTTCGATCTCGGCCCGCGCCTGAAGGACAACACGCAGGTGTTCTACCGTGCGCTGGCCGGCGTGCGCGGCAGCGGCGAGCGATGGGACTGGGAAGTGGCGGCGCTGACCTCGCAGAGCGCGCAGCGCGAATACGTCGACAACTTCGTCAACCGCTATGCGTTCGAACAGATCCTGCGCGATGGCAGCTACAACTTCCTCAACCCGTCCAGCACGCCGGCGGCGCTGGATGCACTGCGCCTGCAGACCAAGCGTCCGGGCTGGTACAAGCTGCATTCGTTGAACGTGAAGGCCTCGACCTCGCTGTGGGAGCTGCCGGCCGGCGCGGTCGGCTTCGCCTGGGGTGCCGAGTTCCGCAAGGAATCACTGGACGCGCGCACCAGTGCGCAGGTGCTGTCGGGCACCGAACTGCGCCCGGCCATCAACGTGGTCAACGGCGAGCGCCAGGTCAGCGCCGCCTACGCCGAACTGAGCGTGCCGCTGCACCGCACGCTGGAGCTGCAGGTGGCCGGTCGTGGCGACCACTATGACGACTTCGGCAACGCGTTCTCGCCGAAGGTGGCGCTGCGCTGGCAGCCGCTGGACAGCCTGCTGCTGCGTGGTTCGTTCTCGCGTGGCTTCCGTGCACCGTCGCTGCCGGAGATCGCGCCGGGCCAGACCGTCAGCTATGGCTCGGTGATCGATCCGCTGGATCCGCTGCAGCCCGGTGGCAGCCGTGGCGTCACCAACATCCGCACCGGCAATCCGGACCTGAAGGCCGAACGCTCGCGCAACTTCAACGTGGGCGCGGTGTGGTCGCCCGATGGCGATACCAGCATCGGCCTGGACTGGTACCGCATCGAACAGGACAACCTGGTCAAGCCGGACAGCGCGCAGTTCATCGTCGACAACCCGACGCTGTTCCCCGGCCGCGTGCAGCGTGATGCACAGGGGCGCATCCAGTTCATCACCAACCAGTATGCCAACCAGGGCGAACTGACCACCTCGGGGCTGGATCTGGAAGCCAACCGCACCTTCCGCACCGAAGGCTGGGGCAACTTCACCGTGGCCGGCAGCTGGACCCATCTGCTCAGCTTCAAGCAGCCGCTGGTGGCCGGTCAGGCACCGTATGAAGGGGCCGGCAACAACCGCCACGGCGCACTGCCGCGCACCCGCGGCACCACGTCGCTGAACTGGGCAGTGGGCGACTGGAGCAGCACGCTGAGCCTGCAGTACGTGAGCGGCTATGACCAGCGTGTGGCGACGGCCACCAGCAACCCGGGCCTGCGCGACCGCATCAAGCCGTATCACCAGCTGGACCTGTACGTGGCGTACGAAGGGATTCCCAACACCACGCTGTCGCTGTCGGTGCTGAACCTGACCGACAAGGACCCGCCGTTCGACCCGGCCGGTGGCTGCAATGGTTTCGACATCAGCCAGTACAACCTGCGCGGGCAGTTCATTTCGCTGGGGGCGCGCTACCGGTTCTGA
- the betT gene encoding choline BCCT transporter BetT, giving the protein MDVLEPQQSPVRTLRPVFAFAAIVVVAFALFVSLFPLGAGRLLVKAQDWAALNVGWYYLLAMTLYLVFVVGVALSKYGGIKLGADHDEPEFSYLSWAGMLFAAGISITLFFFCVSEPLTHYLQPPQGDPAAGEAGARQAMQLLFLHWGLHGWGVFALAAMAMAYFAYRHNLPLALRSALYPLIGKRINGPIGYTVDALGIVATVFGIGADMGFGVLHLNAGLSHLFNIPHSNLVQIILVVSMMGAAVAVAVSGVEKGVRWMANINMLLAIALVLFMLCAGPTQYLLSTLMQNLGDYLGSVVGKSFDVYAYGGRPEWLGGWTVFYWAWWIGWAPFVGLFIARISRGRTIREFVFGVLLIPLGFTLAWLSIFGNSALDQVLHHGQQQLAQLAVDDPPTVLYALLDGYPWSRTVIAVTVLVSFIFFVTSADSGAVVLSTLSSHGGAPEDDGPRWLRVFWGTVIAVLTAGLLLAGSIDALKSAVVLASLPFSAVLLLMMWGLTRAFSDESHRKRALQYRPSPLIGDDRHHQGWRQRLSQAMHFPVRDQVYRFMDDTVKPAMEAVAEQLRGQGWDVATRFEAGDMELTVNHGEQQDFLYRVILSGYLTPSFAAQQLRNQRYYRAEVHLFEGSQDYDLVGYSRKQIINDIISQYERHLQFLHLSR; this is encoded by the coding sequence ATGGATGTACTGGAGCCGCAACAATCCCCGGTGCGCACCCTTCGGCCTGTGTTCGCCTTCGCGGCGATCGTTGTCGTGGCGTTCGCGCTGTTCGTCAGCCTGTTCCCGCTCGGTGCGGGGCGCCTTCTGGTCAAGGCGCAGGACTGGGCCGCACTCAATGTCGGCTGGTACTACCTGCTGGCGATGACCCTCTACCTGGTGTTCGTGGTGGGGGTGGCGCTGTCCAAGTACGGTGGCATCAAGCTGGGTGCCGATCATGACGAGCCGGAGTTCAGCTACCTCTCCTGGGCCGGCATGCTGTTCGCCGCCGGCATCAGCATCACCCTGTTCTTCTTCTGCGTTTCCGAACCGCTGACCCACTACCTGCAACCGCCGCAGGGCGATCCGGCCGCGGGCGAGGCCGGCGCGCGCCAGGCCATGCAGCTGCTGTTCCTGCACTGGGGCCTGCATGGCTGGGGCGTGTTTGCGCTGGCGGCGATGGCGATGGCCTACTTCGCCTACCGCCACAACCTGCCACTGGCCCTGCGCTCGGCGCTGTACCCGCTGATCGGCAAGCGCATCAACGGCCCGATCGGCTACACCGTGGATGCGCTGGGCATTGTCGCCACCGTGTTCGGCATCGGCGCCGACATGGGCTTCGGCGTGCTGCACCTCAATGCCGGCCTGTCGCACCTGTTCAACATCCCGCACTCCAACCTGGTACAGATCATCCTGGTGGTCAGCATGATGGGCGCGGCGGTGGCCGTGGCAGTGTCCGGGGTGGAGAAGGGCGTGCGCTGGATGGCCAACATCAACATGCTGCTGGCGATCGCGCTGGTGCTGTTCATGCTGTGCGCCGGCCCCACCCAGTACCTGCTCAGCACGTTGATGCAGAACCTGGGCGACTACCTGGGCAGCGTGGTCGGCAAGAGTTTCGATGTGTACGCCTATGGCGGCCGACCGGAATGGCTGGGTGGCTGGACGGTGTTCTACTGGGCCTGGTGGATCGGCTGGGCGCCGTTCGTCGGCTTGTTCATCGCGCGCATCTCGCGTGGCCGCACCATCCGCGAATTCGTGTTCGGCGTGCTGCTGATTCCGCTGGGCTTCACCCTGGCGTGGCTGTCGATATTCGGCAACAGCGCGCTGGACCAGGTGCTGCACCACGGGCAGCAGCAACTGGCACAGCTGGCAGTGGATGATCCACCGACGGTGCTGTATGCACTGCTCGATGGCTACCCGTGGAGCCGCACGGTGATCGCGGTGACGGTGCTGGTCAGCTTCATTTTCTTTGTGACCTCGGCCGACTCGGGGGCGGTGGTGTTGTCCACGCTGTCCTCGCATGGCGGTGCACCGGAGGATGATGGTCCGCGTTGGCTGCGTGTGTTCTGGGGCACGGTGATCGCCGTACTGACCGCCGGGCTGCTGCTGGCTGGGAGCATCGATGCGCTCAAATCTGCGGTGGTGCTGGCGTCGCTGCCGTTCTCGGCGGTGCTGCTGCTGATGATGTGGGGGCTGACCCGCGCCTTCAGTGACGAATCGCACCGCAAGCGCGCGCTGCAGTACCGGCCCTCGCCGCTGATCGGCGACGACCGCCACCACCAGGGCTGGCGCCAGCGCCTGAGCCAGGCCATGCATTTCCCGGTGCGCGACCAGGTCTACCGCTTCATGGACGACACGGTGAAGCCAGCGATGGAAGCGGTGGCCGAACAGCTGCGCGGGCAGGGCTGGGATGTGGCCACGCGCTTCGAGGCCGGCGACATGGAGCTGACGGTCAATCACGGCGAGCAGCAGGACTTCCTGTACCGGGTGATCCTGAGTGGCTACCTGACCCCGTCGTTCGCGGCCCAGCAGCTGCGCAACCAGCGCTACTACCGCGCCGAGGTGCACTTGTTCGAAGGCAGCCAGGACTACGACCTGGTGGGCTACAGCCGCAAGCAGATCATCAACGACATCATCAGCCAGTACGAACGGCACCTGCAGTTCCTGCACCTGAGCCGGTGA
- a CDS encoding phosphotransferase family protein encodes MVEPLQIAGRRTWLKQHDGERRWLALAALDLGVRLLGLRCLRPPPRLKAEQACQLERRRLRELAAHGVPVPCVLGHGETALLLEDGGPSLAQRLRCCGPGEAEHLMRLAANELLRVHWAGCCVGQPVARNIAVDEAGCVRFLDLEEDPLQVMVLAEAQARDWLLFISGSVRHAGLPAGALVAVIGHCLRQTGPDVQQLLRGAVCRLWFLPALCRFAGCRARGLGDSVLILRRALA; translated from the coding sequence ATGGTCGAACCCTTGCAGATCGCCGGTCGACGGACTTGGCTGAAGCAGCATGATGGCGAGCGGCGCTGGTTGGCGTTGGCCGCGCTGGACCTCGGCGTGCGCCTGCTCGGTCTGCGCTGCCTGCGGCCCCCGCCGCGATTGAAGGCCGAACAGGCCTGCCAGCTGGAGCGCCGGCGGCTGCGCGAGCTGGCCGCACATGGGGTGCCGGTGCCCTGCGTGCTGGGCCATGGTGAAACCGCCCTGCTGCTGGAGGATGGTGGTCCGAGTCTGGCGCAGCGCCTGCGCTGTTGCGGGCCCGGAGAAGCCGAGCACCTGATGCGGCTTGCCGCCAACGAGCTGCTGCGCGTGCACTGGGCCGGCTGCTGTGTCGGCCAGCCTGTGGCGCGCAACATCGCGGTGGATGAGGCGGGTTGCGTACGCTTCCTCGACCTCGAAGAAGATCCCCTGCAGGTGATGGTGCTGGCCGAAGCGCAGGCGCGCGACTGGCTGCTGTTCATCAGTGGGAGTGTCCGCCATGCGGGGCTGCCCGCCGGCGCGCTGGTCGCCGTGATCGGCCACTGCCTGCGGCAGACCGGACCTGACGTCCAGCAGCTGCTACGTGGTGCGGTGTGCCGCCTGTGGTTCCTGCCGGCGCTGTGCCGCTTCGCTGGCTGCCGCGCAAGGGGGCTGGGCGACAGCGTGCTCATCCTGCGCCGCGCGCTGGCCTGA
- a CDS encoding acyloxyacyl hydrolase → MILPVFPVPRAVLRRRRRLSWIATLALLPVLPAAAETSPSIGLQLGHGRGDYQRAGVIWDSGPLWQRELASGRQLELAMELGFARWQASDPQRQHAWQASAIPMLRWWPNAHLFIEAGVGPTVFDTTRVGGRRISTAFQFGDHLGIGLQVAERHSVSLRYSHYSNASIKKPNPGLDLLQLSWRVEY, encoded by the coding sequence GTGATTCTGCCTGTCTTCCCCGTTCCCCGAGCCGTCCTGCGGCGGCGGCGCCGCCTGTCCTGGATTGCCACGCTGGCCCTGTTGCCGGTCCTGCCGGCGGCGGCAGAAACCAGCCCTTCGATAGGCCTGCAGCTGGGCCATGGCCGTGGTGACTACCAGCGGGCAGGCGTGATCTGGGACAGTGGCCCACTTTGGCAACGTGAGCTGGCATCGGGGCGGCAACTGGAGCTGGCGATGGAGCTGGGCTTTGCGCGGTGGCAGGCCAGCGATCCGCAGCGTCAGCACGCCTGGCAGGCCAGTGCCATCCCGATGCTGCGCTGGTGGCCGAACGCACATCTGTTCATCGAAGCTGGGGTCGGCCCGACCGTGTTCGATACCACCCGTGTTGGCGGTCGTCGCATCAGTACCGCCTTCCAGTTCGGTGACCACCTGGGGATCGGACTGCAAGTAGCCGAACGCCACAGCGTCTCGCTGCGCTACTCGCATTACTCCAACGCAAGCATCAAGAAGCCCAACCCGGGGCTGGACCTGCTGCAGCTCAGCTGGCGCGTGGAGTACTGA
- a CDS encoding ATP-binding protein: MLRFFLRLLVLASIGFGVALWTVPLLLQERFSDDADVYYRDAVRGPLFTLGELLQDRSAVDRAAELQRLAPHYGPALELLASDAVQPRAEEQQVLLEYGILARNDQQDFYRLLPGHAAAPAQWLHLRLPSSPPLDPTTIALAVLLMVSVSAAFLMAWAWPTWRDLQRLAAASKRMGEGDLDARAPISPRSSVAPLARQFNQMGERIAGLVARQRELTNDVSHELRTPIARLQFELGLLAVEEDAQARRQLQQEMREDLQGLDELVGELLFEARLEHIGSRLQQEPVDARDWLHDQLRAISRDAQGSGIQCEVADGAPAQVQLHPHYMGRATLNLLRNALGHAHSRIRLQLQQQDDHWQLRVCDDGPGIAAADRERVFQPFTRLDLSRQRNTGGVGLGLAMVARIVACHRGSVRVEDSALGGASFVVRWPISALR; the protein is encoded by the coding sequence GTGCTGCGCTTCTTCCTGCGGCTGCTGGTGCTCGCGAGCATTGGATTCGGCGTGGCGCTTTGGACAGTGCCACTGCTGCTGCAGGAGCGTTTCAGCGACGATGCTGACGTCTACTACCGCGATGCGGTGCGCGGCCCCCTGTTTACCCTGGGCGAACTGCTGCAGGACCGCAGCGCTGTCGATCGCGCGGCCGAACTGCAACGTCTGGCGCCGCACTATGGGCCGGCGCTGGAACTGCTGGCGTCCGACGCTGTGCAGCCGCGCGCGGAGGAGCAGCAGGTGCTGCTCGAGTACGGCATCCTCGCCCGCAATGACCAGCAGGATTTCTATCGGCTGCTCCCCGGGCACGCCGCTGCGCCAGCGCAGTGGCTGCATCTGAGGCTGCCGAGTTCACCGCCGCTGGACCCGACCACCATCGCGCTGGCGGTGCTGCTCATGGTCTCGGTGTCGGCTGCGTTCCTGATGGCGTGGGCATGGCCAACCTGGCGCGATCTGCAGCGGCTGGCAGCGGCCAGCAAGCGTATGGGCGAGGGCGACCTCGATGCCCGTGCGCCGATCTCACCTCGCTCCAGCGTGGCGCCGTTGGCCCGTCAGTTCAACCAGATGGGCGAACGCATCGCTGGTCTGGTCGCACGTCAGCGCGAGTTGACCAACGATGTCTCGCATGAACTGCGGACACCGATCGCGCGCCTGCAGTTCGAGCTGGGCCTGCTGGCCGTGGAGGAAGATGCGCAGGCGCGCAGGCAGCTGCAGCAGGAGATGCGCGAGGACCTGCAAGGGCTCGATGAGCTGGTCGGCGAGCTGCTGTTCGAGGCGCGGCTGGAGCACATAGGCAGCCGGCTGCAGCAGGAGCCGGTCGATGCCCGCGACTGGCTGCATGACCAATTGCGTGCGATCAGTCGCGATGCGCAGGGCAGTGGCATCCAATGCGAAGTAGCAGATGGCGCGCCGGCACAGGTGCAGCTGCACCCGCATTACATGGGGCGGGCCACGCTCAACCTGCTGCGCAACGCACTGGGCCATGCGCATTCGCGGATCCGCCTGCAGCTGCAGCAGCAGGACGACCACTGGCAGCTACGTGTCTGCGACGACGGTCCCGGCATTGCCGCGGCCGATCGCGAGCGGGTGTTCCAGCCCTTCACCCGGCTTGATCTCAGCCGCCAGCGCAATACCGGTGGCGTGGGCCTTGGGCTTGCGATGGTCGCCCGCATCGTGGCCTGCCATCGCGGCAGTGTGCGGGTGGAGGACAGCGCCTTGGGCGGCGCGTCGTTCGTGGTTCGCTGGCCGATTTCGGCGCTGCGCTGA
- a CDS encoding winged helix-turn-helix domain-containing protein has product MTRLLLVEDDLKLAGLIGRYLQPHGYHVHCVHDGSQACAAVQAFQPKVVVLDLMLPGRDGLQVCRDLRDFCNVPVLMLTARDNALDHVLGLESGADDYVIKPVEPPVLLARLRALLRRPAQPQPNEQRLRFDTLDIDRRSRRVQLGDRRLELTTGEFEMLWTLASRSGEVLSRDDLLNSVRGIDFNGLDRSVDMCVSKLRRKLQDDPRDPARIKTVRGQGYLFLPAGA; this is encoded by the coding sequence ATGACCCGATTGCTGCTTGTGGAAGACGATCTGAAGTTGGCCGGCCTGATTGGCCGCTATCTGCAACCCCACGGCTATCACGTGCACTGCGTGCACGACGGCAGCCAGGCCTGCGCGGCCGTGCAGGCGTTCCAACCGAAGGTGGTGGTGCTGGACCTGATGTTGCCGGGCCGGGATGGCCTCCAGGTCTGCCGCGATCTTCGCGACTTCTGCAATGTACCGGTGCTGATGCTGACCGCGCGCGACAACGCGCTGGACCATGTGCTGGGTCTGGAGTCCGGCGCCGATGATTATGTGATCAAACCGGTGGAGCCGCCGGTGCTGCTGGCACGCCTGCGCGCGCTGCTGCGCCGCCCGGCGCAGCCACAGCCCAACGAGCAGCGGTTGCGCTTCGATACGCTGGACATCGACCGTCGTAGCCGCAGGGTGCAGCTGGGCGACCGTCGCCTGGAGCTGACCACCGGCGAGTTCGAGATGCTGTGGACGCTGGCCAGTCGCAGCGGCGAAGTCCTCAGCCGTGACGATCTGCTCAACAGTGTGCGCGGCATCGACTTCAACGGGCTGGATCGAAGCGTCGACATGTGCGTAAGCAAGCTGCGGCGCAAGCTGCAGGACGATCCACGCGATCCGGCCAGGATCAAGACCGTGCGCGGTCAGGGCTATCTGTTCCTGCCGGCCGGGGCCTGA
- a CDS encoding VOC family protein, producing MFSHITVGTNDMDAARRFYDALFAAMGARPGVFDEKGRLLYFKDGRMFGVTAPIDGQPACHANGGTIGFTLDSAEAVRGWQDAGVAHGGTAIEDPAGIRSMAGRQLFLAYLRDPDGNKLCAVHVMT from the coding sequence ATGTTCAGCCACATCACCGTAGGAACGAACGACATGGATGCCGCGCGCCGCTTCTACGATGCCCTGTTCGCCGCGATGGGGGCACGTCCGGGTGTGTTCGACGAAAAGGGTCGGCTGCTGTACTTCAAGGATGGGCGGATGTTCGGCGTCACCGCGCCCATCGATGGGCAGCCTGCATGCCATGCCAACGGCGGCACCATTGGTTTCACCCTCGACAGTGCCGAGGCCGTGCGCGGTTGGCAGGATGCTGGCGTGGCCCATGGCGGTACGGCCATCGAAGACCCGGCTGGCATCCGCAGCATGGCCGGGCGCCAGCTGTTCCTGGCCTACCTGCGCGACCCGGACGGCAACAAGCTGTGCGCGGTGCATGTGATGACCTGA
- a CDS encoding sigma-70 family RNA polymerase sigma factor — MAVPAASSTALAGFYREHHGWLLGWLRRRTHNADCAADLTQDTFLRLLSRRVDPSELRLPRAYLSTIAHALLVNHWQRADLERAYLTALAAQPEPVHPSAEERTQALQLLHAIADMLSGLAERPRRAFLLARLSGLGYAEIGQQLGVSERMVKKYMAQAMLHCLRLSGDAAA; from the coding sequence ATGGCCGTGCCCGCCGCCTCCAGCACCGCGCTGGCGGGGTTCTACCGCGAACACCATGGCTGGCTGCTGGGCTGGCTGCGCCGCCGCACCCACAACGCCGACTGCGCCGCCGACCTGACCCAGGACACCTTCCTGCGCCTGCTCAGCCGGCGCGTCGATCCGTCCGAACTGCGCCTGCCGCGCGCCTATCTCAGCACCATCGCGCACGCGCTGCTGGTCAACCACTGGCAGCGCGCGGACCTGGAGCGCGCCTATCTGACCGCGCTGGCCGCACAACCGGAGCCGGTGCATCCCTCTGCGGAGGAGCGCACGCAGGCGCTGCAGCTCCTGCATGCCATCGCTGACATGCTGTCCGGCCTGGCCGAGCGGCCACGGCGTGCCTTCCTGCTTGCCCGGCTGTCCGGACTGGGCTATGCGGAGATCGGCCAACAGCTGGGCGTGTCCGAGCGCATGGTCAAGAAGTACATGGCGCAGGCGATGCTGCATTGCCTGCGCCTGTCCGGCGACGCGGCGGCATGA
- a CDS encoding FecR family protein has product MSAAVAGPALEQAAEWFALRQQGWSDDDQQHWRAWLHADAGHADAWRRVEAVWQSFAPLSATAAATALDAAGHRRRRALRSLGGALGIGAVSLLGLHGLQAQRHLQTQRTAAGRTGHWTLADGSQLWLNAGSEVTVDIGNGNRALHLLRGELLLQTGHQPAFVGLPLTVHVPGARLQPIGTRFAVGREAQHSRLDVFEGVVRCLPMFGAALDVPAGSALQIGPMGGLTTVAADPLRGDWQDGRLRVQDTQLIRVIDELARHHRGYLGCDPALSALNVTAVLPRLDSLQALKLLARALPIRIEQRWPWWTVVRPR; this is encoded by the coding sequence ATGAGCGCGGCAGTGGCCGGCCCGGCGCTGGAGCAGGCGGCAGAGTGGTTCGCGCTGCGCCAGCAGGGCTGGAGCGACGACGACCAGCAACACTGGCGTGCGTGGCTGCACGCCGACGCCGGTCACGCCGACGCCTGGCGCCGGGTCGAGGCGGTCTGGCAGTCGTTCGCCCCGCTATCGGCAACGGCGGCAGCAACGGCGCTCGATGCTGCCGGCCATCGCCGCCGCCGCGCACTTCGCAGTCTCGGCGGCGCACTCGGCATCGGTGCGGTCTCGCTTCTCGGCCTGCACGGGCTGCAGGCGCAGCGCCACCTGCAGACGCAACGCACCGCTGCCGGGCGCACCGGTCATTGGACGCTGGCCGATGGCAGCCAGTTGTGGCTCAACGCCGGCAGCGAAGTGACCGTCGACATCGGCAACGGCAACCGCGCCCTGCATCTGCTGCGCGGCGAACTGCTGCTGCAGACCGGCCACCAACCCGCATTCGTCGGCCTGCCCCTGACCGTGCATGTACCCGGCGCGCGCCTGCAGCCGATCGGCACCCGCTTCGCGGTCGGCCGCGAAGCCCAGCACAGCCGGTTGGACGTGTTCGAGGGCGTGGTGCGGTGCCTGCCGATGTTCGGCGCGGCGCTGGATGTGCCTGCGGGAAGTGCGCTGCAGATCGGACCGATGGGGGGACTCACAACGGTCGCTGCCGATCCACTGCGCGGCGATTGGCAGGACGGACGCCTGCGGGTGCAGGACACGCAACTGATCCGGGTGATCGACGAACTGGCCCGTCACCATCGGGGCTATCTGGGCTGTGATCCGGCACTGTCCGCATTGAATGTCACCGCGGTATTGCCGCGCCTGGACAGCCTGCAGGCCCTGAAACTGCTGGCGCGCGCCCTGCCGATCCGCATCGAGCAGCGCTGGCCATGGTGGACCGTTGTGCGTCCGCGTTGA